In one window of Primulina tabacum isolate GXHZ01 chromosome 8, ASM2559414v2, whole genome shotgun sequence DNA:
- the LOC142553221 gene encoding uncharacterized protein LOC142553221 — protein sequence MGCSFSGLNAFQDAVYGGGDVWINENRFRIVRKLGEGGFAYVFLVKEVLSDPSVPGISAKIKDSSHISDDGTYAVKKILIQNNEQLELVREELRVSSKFSHPNLLPLLDHAIIAVKPSQDQSWKNEAYLLFPVHLDGTLLDIAKTMKVKKEFFSTSDVLQIFRQLCSGLEHMHSFDPPYAHNDVKPGNVLGTYRKGPSPLAILMDFGSARPARKQIRSRSEALQLQEWASEHCSAPFRAPELWDCPSHADIDERTDIWSLGCTLFAIMYGVSPFEYALGESGGSLQLAIVNAQIKWPTGPNPPYPEALHQFVTWMLQPQAAVRPCIGDIIIHVDKLISKFSE from the exons ATGGGTTGCTCTTTCTCGGGTTTGAACGCCTTTCAAGACGCCGTTTACGGCGGAGGAGATGTGTGGATCAATGAGAACCGTTTCAGGATTGTGAGGAAGCTGGGGGAAGGTGGATTCGCGTACGTTTTCCTTGTGAAGGAGGTTCTCTCTGATCCTTCCGTTCCTGGAATCTCCGCCAAGATCAAGGATTCTTCTCACATCTCTG ATGATGGAACATATGCAGTGAAGAAAATTCTCATTCAAAATAATGAGCAGCTGGAGTTGGTGAGGGAGGAATTACGTGTTTCATCAAAGTTTAGCCACCCCAATCTGCTTCCTCTGCTAGATCATGCAATTATTGCTGTAAAG CCTTCACAAGATCAATCCTGGAAGAATGAAGCATACCTGTTGTTTCCAGTCCATTTAGATGGAACATTGTTGGACATTGCAAAAACTATGAAAGTTAAGAAGGAGTTCTTTTCCACCTCAGACGTGCTTCAAATATTTCGCCAG CTTTGTTCAGGACTTGAGCATATGCACAGTTTTGATCCTCCATATGCCCATAATGATGTCAAACCTGGAAATGTCCTTGGGACATACAGGAAAGGACCGTCACCTTTAGCAATATTGATGGACTTTGGAAGCGCGCGTCCTGCAAGGAAGCAAATTCGATCTCGTTCCGAAGCACTACAGCTGCAG GAATGGGCATCTGAGCACTGTTCAGCTCCTTTTAGAGCTCCCGAATTATGGGATTGCCCAAGCCACGCTGACATTGATGAGAGAACTGATATTTGGTCATTAGGCTGCACTTTGTTTGCAATCAT GTACGGTGTCTCTCCATTTGAGTATGCACTGGGGGAATCCGGAGGAAGCTTGCAGTTGGCGATTGTAAATGCCCAAATAAAGTGGCCTACTGGACCTAATCCTCCATATCCAGAGGCGCTTCACCAGTTCGTAACATGGATGTTGCAGCCCCAGGCTGCTGTTCGACCTTGCATTGGTGATATCATAATTCATGTTGATAAGCTGATCTCAAAATTCTCTGAATGA